In Betta splendens chromosome 1, fBetSpl5.4, whole genome shotgun sequence, the genomic stretch TTTAGTGTGCTTCCTACAGTGCAAGctgaaaaatgacttttttggtttttgacagtttactaaaacatcttttctgtgttttaaagtAGTTAAACAACCTATATAATAATCAGCTACAACTGTACATATTACAGATCTGTCATTATAAATAATCCATTTTTTGCTTTGTAATGAAGCATCTTTACGTATGTTGAGCTGTCAATGATCTTCACTAAAAGGACTGGAGGGCCGTCAACTGGGGGCATCTCTAGGCTGCATGTGGACAGAAACCTACTCACCCGTCATATGTCCTGCTGACAGATCCCGTAGCTTCTAAAATTGGACAGTTTCCTCTTtaaacagccaatcacagagccGCTCCGGGTGTGTGGGGGAAAAACAAGTTTAGCCCTTATTATGCAAGTACGTTCAAGTATGATTCCGGGGGAAGAATCTGATTGGGAAGACACTTAAGAGGCAGAGACGAATCAGAGGAGAGCTTTTAGATGACAAGTAGGTGAAACACGAGAGCCAACGCTCTTTTGCAATGAGTGAAGTGCAGTTATGTTTTATCTTAGACCAAGGTCAATTTAAAGTCACTCAGCTGGTTGCTATGTGAAGACTGTAATTTGATCTTTACAGACGTGCTAATGGCCACATTGATCACACGGCGCCATCTGCAGTCCAGGGTGCGCCCTAATTACTTTCTGACAGAAGAGTGTGCTCAGACTTAGTCTACATGAAATGCAAACAATAACTACAACGAATGTGCaacagaaaaggaaacagaaaacaatcaGAACACAGACTAGAAATCAGTGTTGTAATATGTTCAATTCAGGCCAAATCTAGAATTCAAACAATGACATTTGCTATTTAGCTTCTTTAATTTGAGGGACAGGACGACAACTTCATATGCCAAACAAAAAATACATAACTGTAATAGGAATTtatacaattttaaaaaaggaGACAATCAGGATAGCGTGATGGCTTTTGCTTTAACCTCTTTACAAATAAATTCACAAGCAAAACCTGTAGCACTTTCAGGTAATATCACATTCCCTCATGAGGAAAAACGTCATAACTTTACCCatgatgtaaaataaaattacatctGATGACTTTCACTTCAAGATTTTGGTGTTCAAAcccttaaaaagaaaattaaaaaaaaaaaaaaaatcaacaaacatGACAGAAGAAAAACGGATCTGACCAAATGCTGCCTCAAACACCTTTATAGGTGAGAAAGTTCTGGAGTAAAGGCACAATGTTCTTACTGTGCAAGAAACCTCATGATAACACTGTAGTGTTTAGTATTTTGTTGAATTCATATTCAGTCACTGTTAATGGTGCAATACTGTCGGCTAAGCAAAGATCGGTATTTGaacaagtaaaagaaaaaaaggtagAGGGTTTTGTTGACTCACAAAAAAGGGCATCAAAGACATACATTAAAAGCTTGATGGGATCTTAGCAGGTGCCTACCAGGATCCCACAATGGCTCAACGGGTCATTACTAAGCTTCACATAGCACAGAACTCAAGCAAAGCAGATTGTTAATGCACATTGTTCTTCAGTAGATCTGGATCCGAGTGTGTATAGACAGTAATCCTCCATCACAACATAGTGTtgtgtacagcatgtgtgaGCAATACACCCAGAAtacatctgtgcatgtgtgtgaagtCGTGGTGACCTCACTAGGTCTAGTGTCCATAGGTCACTAAagtatgaataaataatttggTGACATACTTTGGATTTGATTTAAGACCAGTCCTGGGGGTGTTTCCTTCTACTACTCccatgtttgtgtgcgcgtcaGCCTCTCTGTGTATTCAGTTCTTCTTCTTGACCATTGGGTTGCGAGCGTTGAACAGGCTGAGCCCTGCTCTGCCGCTGCCATTAGACACGCCGCTGACCGCgacacctggctgctggagcacCTTGTCCAACGTGGTCTTCTTAATGGCTGCTGGAGAAATACGCTCTTGATCTGCCAGGAACTGAAGCTCACTGGCAGACGGAAGACATCAATGATATTAGACAGTGTTTATGACAATGAGCAGCAACTGTCATTAGACGAACTGAATAAGTTATTTCGTTTTTTAAAAACACTCAACTTTTTAGCAACTCACATAACTATAATTGAATGTAAAGGTGTGACAGTCTCACCGTGTCCTGATGCATGACGCCTCTACAGCATTTATAAGTAGGCTGCGGAAACCACCGCTCTCCAGGACGTGCAGGGCGTGGATTGTAGCGCCCCCTGGTGAGCACACGTTGTCCTTCAACTGGCCCGGGTGCTGCTCAGAGTCCAGCAGCATCTTAGCTGCTCCCTGAAGAGaaatagaaacacaaaaaaagaactTAAGTAGGACATAATGATTTTCTAATTATGGTTTAGGTTTACATAATTGCAGAGTGCTGATGTCCAGCAGCAGTAATTTTTGACATTAAAATAATGAGTGGTGCATTTATAAACTTTAATGTACAATCAATCACAAATAATGGTAAACTTCCTCCAGGAAATTAAATCTACAAAAAAAAGGTAATGTTAATATTTTCCAGCCGCTGTGTCTAATTGCACAGGCCTACACTCAGACCTGGAGTGTGCACAATCTACtggataaaacaaacaaacaaaaaagatcaGAAGGAGCTTAACAGTGAGCAGACGATGGAGCCTGAAGCAACTGATGCACTTACAAAAAGTCAGTAAGTTCATTACTTTGACTAGGCTATTTCCAATATTTCCAACCTAAACTAATTAAGCCCATCATTAAAACACATACAACTTACCAGTAGAGCCTGAGCTCCAAGTCTGACAGCAAGTCTCCTGGGCAGACCCATCTTCACTCCTCCATCTGCAAGAGCATCCAGGGctgtgaacgcctgttcagaaAACACACATATGCAGCTGTTACCTTTTAGCCAAGGAAACAAACCGAtcacatttgtgtttattttcattcaTCGCAAAAACAAGATGCATAAACTATGCAGGTACAGGCCAGCTGATGGAATGAAGGTGTTTGTAATAGCAAGGGTTAGGAAATTGAAGTAATGGAAACTCACGTAAGCTGGTCCACTGCCACTCAAGCCAGTGACGGCATCAATAagatcctcctccacctcagtgCAGAAACCTACACTGGCCATCAGCTGCTCTAGTAACTTGCCGTCCTCCACCTgcaagacaaataaaatcatGCTGGTAAACAAATGTGGACGGCTTTGAAGCGGTCGTTCCAAAAAGGAATCAAGCAACACCCTAACACCAATTACTACAACATATTATCTTATTTATAAGCTACTTTGGTATTAAAAATACAGCCTTTCAACTGTGTCCTTTACCTCTGCATGTGTCCCAGTAGCATACACTGTGGCTCCTTCTCTCACCACCACTGGAGTATTGGTCATACACCTCATGACTTTAGGAGCTGAACGGTACTGAAGCAGTTTCTAATAATGCagaaaaagtttaaaaatgtgACAATTTTATAATGTAGGTTTGGAATAATTGTGAAACTAGTTTGATATAAATTAATTTTGAgaggaagaaaataaaagacaaaagttATAAGACATAGTTATAAGAGATAGTGCAGGGGAAAAGACCGACCTTCTCTATGGAGCTGATGGtgacacctgcagcacaggaaATGATGAGATGGCGGTCCTCTATGTCTGGTCCAATCTCGTCCAGAACAAAGGGGATGATGTGGGGCTTCACGGCCAGGAAGAGCACATCACTCTTAGAGACGGCCTCTTTGTTGCTAGTTGTCAGGTTCACCCCCATTTtctgcagaggaaaaacaaaaggcaaacaaTCACTCCAGCAATACGCTCACAGACCTTCTTTGACATGTACATGCTCATTGCTTCCCATTTttagactacacacacacacaatcatgcAGAAATGTGTCTCCTCACCCTCAGTCCTGACACAGTGGGCAGATCTGTGTCTGGGGAGCTGGCTGTGATCCTGTGTGTAGCAATCACACCTGGTGGAAGAGAAGGGAGGAAGTGGAGAGTGAGGTATGAAGACGCAGTGTAcagcaagacaggaaataacCCTAAACAAAACTATACTGACCACATTTTACAGTAGTAACAAAATGTCACAAAAGGAATTTTtgatcaaataaaaaaacaagacatttaaattgttttttgcaTTACAACGCAGTGACCTCATTAATGCTGTAAACAAGCACAGaaaaaatacagacacaaaaGGAGGGaggcttcacctgcagctgtgaacCCTTTCACCAGGGCATGAGCCAGCTGACCAGCTCCAATAAATCCAACGCTCATCCTGTCAGATGATGTGACTGATGTGCTCTGTGAAAACAATAGGACAAACTGTATTTCAATTGGCAGGATCGTGAACAACTTGCATACATATTCCAAGACAGTACTATGGTAATTAGAACTATTTGCTTTGATGCTAATTGCGGATCCAGTCATACCGTAAGGCACTTCtaatgacgatgatgatgatgatgtaattTATAGGGGAAAAAAAATGGAATTGGTCTACAAAACGTGAACGATCACTACATACTGTCTCTGCCACGCTGGCTGCTGCTCTGGCTGATCTTATTGTTAGAAGGACACTTGTGCTGAGATTCACATTCACGACCACGTAGCATTTCTAACTATATATGGAGCCACTGCATATATAGTTAGAACGCCACGTCTAGCAGCAAAGTAAGACACTTGAGTTAGGACCATTATTGATTAAAATTGCCACACGTCGCTGTGTAAATGTTAACGATGTTAGCAGTGTTTGCTAACTAGCATCCAGTGATGCTGATCAAGGTGCTAGCAGCATTTCCTAGCTAACAATCGACCTCGATAGCAgaagtaaaataaacatcaaaaatcacCTACAAACACACCTACCTTCGCTTAGTTGACCCCCACTGAGGTTCCTGGGTTCGCAAATAACAGTGGGCAACGGGTTCTCGGCTTCCCGGCTTTTAAAAAAAGCTATAAACCACTTTTTCGTCAACGTGGCTTCGGTATCACACCGCTGTGGTCCTCAAGTGGGACCGACAACGGCTTTGGCCAATCACGAATGACACAGCGCCAGCCTCACACCAATGAGAGGCGACGGGGGCGGGGTTTGTAGTCCGCTACCCGGTTGCATCAGTTGTAAAGCGCGGTGAAGCCGCCCGCCAGGAAAATGTGAACGAGCTGGGAAGTAGATTATGATTTCAAAGTGTAGTCATCTGTTCAGTCCACGTCTGGCTGATGTAACACTGTGTAAACGTAGCACAGAAATAAGGCaagtttttaaaaaacaattatgCTAATAAACATTGCAAAAACgttgtatttatatatacaaaCCAACATTTGGCATACTAGAAACATAATTACTAGGTCTAATAATCACTACAACTAGAGGCAGTGATGATAGTTAACCTTAAATTTTAACTAAGGATAAATGGATTATCTGCTTTAACAATGTCAAGTCCAAGTTAATACAGAAGTGTCATTAATTAAGTACTATGAGATACATTTGATAGCTAACAGATGAGACGCAAGAGCAAGAATAATCTGAACAGATGCCAAGTTGGTCTTTAAGGATTTAATAGGTTCAGAATGAAAAATGACAGCATGACACCTCCACCAAAGAAAGGCACCTGGCGACCCTAGAATAAGACCCAGCATTTGGTGTGATTCAAACATGTTAACCACTAAACCATAACTCAAACTATAACCTACTTTAAAACCTCGGCCCGACAGCATTGTGATCTAAATAAATCTGAAATGAGTTAATTTCACTCAAATGAGCAAAAGTATGCTTATATAAATTATATCTACCTTTGGAG encodes the following:
- the pycr1b gene encoding pyrroline-5-carboxylate reductase 1b, producing MSVGFIGAGQLAHALVKGFTAAGVIATHRITASSPDTDLPTVSGLRKMGVNLTTSNKEAVSKSDVLFLAVKPHIIPFVLDEIGPDIEDRHLIISCAAGVTISSIEKKLLQYRSAPKVMRCMTNTPVVVREGATVYATGTHAEVEDGKLLEQLMASVGFCTEVEEDLIDAVTGLSGSGPAYAFTALDALADGGVKMGLPRRLAVRLGAQALLGAAKMLLDSEQHPGQLKDNVCSPGGATIHALHVLESGGFRSLLINAVEASCIRTRELQFLADQERISPAAIKKTTLDKVLQQPGVAVSGVSNGSGRAGLSLFNARNPMVKKKN